The Sorangiineae bacterium MSr11954 DNA segment TGCCGACCTTCACCTACGACGGGACGACCATCCCCTTCGAGCCCGGCGAAACCATCATCAAAGCCGCATGGCGCCAGGGGATCGAGATCCCGCACTATTGCTGGCACCCCGGTTTGAGCGCACCGGCCAACTGCCGCATGTGCCTCGTGGAAATTGCGCCCGCACCCGGCCAGCGCGCCATGATGCTCGACGTCCTCGAGTGGGATCCGGCGCTCAACGACTACCGTCCCCGTCAGAAGCCCAAGCTCCAGCCCGCGTGCCAGATGCAGGCGGCGGAGGGCATGCAGGTCCGCGGCGACACCAGCGAGAACGTGCGCGAAGCCCGCAAGGGCGTGCAAGAGTTCCTCCTGCTGAACCACCCCGTCGACTGCCCCATCTGCGATCAGTCGGGCGAGTGCAAGCTGCAGGACTACTGGCTCGAGCACGGCCAGTACCAAAAGCGCATGCGCGACGAGCCGATCCACAAGCCCAAGGCCGTGCGCTTCGGGCCCTCGATCGTGTACGACGCCGAGCGCTGCGTCATGTGCACGCGCTGCATCCGCTTCATGGATGAAGTGGCGCAGGATCCCGTCCTCGACATGCGCGAGCGCGGCAACTTGAACGAGGTCTTCGTCGCCCCCGGCCGCGAGCTCACGGGCCACTACACCTTCATGACGGAGCACGTCTGCCCCGTCGGCGCGCTGACCACCGTCGACTTCCGCTTCAAGGCGCGCGTGTGGTTCCTGCGCACGGCCAAGAGCGTCTGCCAGGGCTGCGCCACCGGCTGCAACGCGCACCTCGACTACGATCCGCGCTACAACAAGGTCTACCGCTACCGCCCGCGCGACAACGAGCAGGTCAACCAGTACTGGATGTGCGACGAGGGCATGGTCAGCTACAAGCGCGCGCACACCGATCGCGTGCTCGACCCGCGGGTCAAAGGCGCCACCGCCACCGTGAAGAAGGCGCTCGAAGCGGCCAAGAGCCAGCTCGAAGGGGTGCCGGGCGAGGGCGTCGCCGTGGTGCTCTCGGCCCAGCACTCGCTCGAGGACAACTGGGCGCTGCGCGAGCTCGCCGGCACCTTCCTCGGCACCCGCAGCTTCTACGCGACCGGGTTGGGGGAGGGCTACGCCGACACCATCCTGATCCACGCGGACAAAAATCCGAACACGCGCGGCGTGCTGGAGCTCGTGCCCAGCCTGCGCTCCTTCGGGCAGCTGATCGACGACATCGAGGCGGGCAAGATCACCCACGTGATCGCCCTCGGCGGCGAGACGCCGGTGGCCGATTCGCGCACCGAGGCCGCGCTCGACCGCCTCGCGGGCTTGGTGGTGATCGCCGCGCACGATGGCCCGCTCGCGCGCGCGGCGCACGTCATCTTGCCGGCCACCTCGTGGGCGGAGTCGTCGGGCACGTATGTCAACGCCAAGGGCTTGCACCAGGTGGCGGAGAAGGCCATCGAGCCGCAAGGCGCCGCGGCGCCGGGCTGGCAGCTGGTGGCGGAGCTGGGGCAGGCGCTCGGCTACGACGCCCAATGGACCAAGTTGAAGCAGGTGCGCGCCCGCATGATCCAGGTGCCCACCGTCCCCGAGTCCTTCACCGTGCGGCCATCCTCCCAGGCCACTCCGTGAGCCCCCAACGTGAATTGAGCGCGAAGCACCGAGACGAAAGCAAACAGCGATGACCTTGGCGCAATGGATTTGGACGATCGTCAAACTCGCGGTGATGATCGGCTTTCTCATCAACGTGGCCGCCCTGCTCACGTGGCTCGACCGCCGTCAGAGCGCGATGATGCAAGACCGCGTGGGCCCCAACCGCGCGGTGCTGAAGATCGGCAAGTTCGAGCTTCGCGTGGCCGGCCTGCTCCACACGGCGGCCGACGGCTTGAAGTTCTTCTTCAAGGAAGACTTCGTCCCCCCCAAGGCGGACAAGCTCCTCTTCGGCCTCGCGC contains these protein-coding regions:
- a CDS encoding 2Fe-2S iron-sulfur cluster-binding protein, which translates into the protein MPTFTYDGTTIPFEPGETIIKAAWRQGIEIPHYCWHPGLSAPANCRMCLVEIAPAPGQRAMMLDVLEWDPALNDYRPRQKPKLQPACQMQAAEGMQVRGDTSENVREARKGVQEFLLLNHPVDCPICDQSGECKLQDYWLEHGQYQKRMRDEPIHKPKAVRFGPSIVYDAERCVMCTRCIRFMDEVAQDPVLDMRERGNLNEVFVAPGRELTGHYTFMTEHVCPVGALTTVDFRFKARVWFLRTAKSVCQGCATGCNAHLDYDPRYNKVYRYRPRDNEQVNQYWMCDEGMVSYKRAHTDRVLDPRVKGATATVKKALEAAKSQLEGVPGEGVAVVLSAQHSLEDNWALRELAGTFLGTRSFYATGLGEGYADTILIHADKNPNTRGVLELVPSLRSFGQLIDDIEAGKITHVIALGGETPVADSRTEAALDRLAGLVVIAAHDGPLARAAHVILPATSWAESSGTYVNAKGLHQVAEKAIEPQGAAAPGWQLVAELGQALGYDAQWTKLKQVRARMIQVPTVPESFTVRPSSQATP